A single genomic interval of Mucilaginibacter boryungensis harbors:
- a CDS encoding DinB family protein, with amino-acid sequence MIPVLITVDDFMKRIKDQQVNWEVKPGPDKWSAKEIMGHLCDSAQINLQRFIRCTYEEGFKLVYFQNEWVEVQKYQQADTNDILLLWQLLNRQIQRVLDNYPVDRWEIQCDNNRDSVSLNTVEFLANDYVAHMRHHLNQVWK; translated from the coding sequence ATGATACCTGTACTTATCACTGTAGACGACTTCATGAAACGGATTAAAGATCAGCAGGTGAACTGGGAAGTAAAACCCGGACCGGACAAGTGGTCGGCTAAGGAAATTATGGGGCATTTATGCGATAGTGCCCAGATTAATTTACAACGATTTATACGCTGCACTTATGAAGAAGGGTTTAAGCTGGTCTATTTTCAAAATGAATGGGTGGAAGTACAAAAATACCAGCAGGCTGATACGAATGATATACTATTACTTTGGCAATTGCTGAACAGGCAAATACAGCGCGTGCTTGATAATTATCCTGTGGACAGATGGGAGATACAATGTGATAATAACCGGGATAGTGTAAGCTTGAATACAGTTGAGTTTTTAGCTAACGATTATGTGGCCCATATGCGTCACCATTTAAACCAGGTATGGAAATGA
- a CDS encoding nucleoside recognition domain-containing protein yields MTLNYIWISFFIIAFILGLVKLVFLGDTEIFKTMVEGIFDSSKSSVMDIALPLTGAMAFWLGIMNVGEKAGAINFLSRIVGPFFNRLFPEVPKNHPATGQMMMNFSANLLGLDNAATPLGLKAMGSLQELNPNKETASNAQIMFLVLHTSGLQLLPVTIIAQRAILNATDPTDVFIPCIIATYVATVVGMLIVAIKQKINLFDRVIMLWLGGMTTFITLLVWYFTAYLTKQQIGEFSKVASNVMLFAIPVAFIVGAMVKKVAVFEAFIDGAKGGFETSVKIIPYLVAMLVAISVFRSCGALGYINDGVRWVFTQLHSDTRFIDAMPVAYMKPLSGSGSKAMMIDTMKTFGPDSFAGRLGCIFNGSADTTFYIVALYFGSVGIKKSRYAIPAGLIADFAGIIAAILVAYLFFG; encoded by the coding sequence ATGACATTAAACTATATCTGGATATCGTTCTTCATTATTGCCTTTATACTCGGCCTGGTCAAATTGGTGTTTTTAGGTGATACCGAGATATTTAAAACGATGGTTGAAGGAATATTCGATTCTTCTAAATCATCGGTAATGGATATTGCATTGCCGCTTACCGGCGCTATGGCCTTCTGGTTGGGGATAATGAATGTTGGTGAAAAAGCAGGCGCTATCAATTTCCTGTCACGCATTGTCGGCCCTTTCTTTAACCGTCTGTTTCCTGAAGTCCCTAAAAACCACCCGGCTACCGGACAAATGATGATGAACTTTTCTGCTAACCTGTTGGGGTTAGATAATGCCGCGACACCACTCGGCTTAAAAGCCATGGGCAGCTTGCAGGAATTGAACCCTAATAAAGAAACGGCATCCAACGCACAAATTATGTTCCTGGTGTTGCACACATCGGGTTTACAATTGCTACCGGTAACTATTATTGCGCAACGGGCTATTTTAAACGCTACGGATCCTACTGATGTTTTTATCCCCTGTATTATTGCTACCTATGTAGCTACTGTGGTGGGTATGCTTATAGTCGCCATTAAACAAAAGATCAATTTGTTTGATCGGGTTATTATGCTTTGGCTGGGTGGCATGACCACTTTTATTACCCTATTGGTGTGGTACTTTACCGCATACTTAACAAAACAGCAAATTGGCGAATTTTCTAAAGTGGCCAGCAATGTAATGCTATTTGCAATACCCGTAGCATTTATTGTGGGCGCCATGGTAAAAAAAGTAGCCGTGTTTGAAGCCTTTATTGATGGCGCCAAAGGTGGTTTTGAAACATCCGTCAAAATAATCCCCTACCTGGTAGCCATGCTGGTGGCAATTAGTGTATTTAGAAGCTGCGGCGCGCTGGGCTACATTAACGATGGCGTGCGTTGGGTATTTACACAATTACATAGTGATACCCGCTTTATTGATGCAATGCCGGTGGCTTATATGAAGCCCCTGAGTGGCTCAGGATCAAAAGCGATGATGATAGATACCATGAAAACTTTTGGCCCTGATAGTTTTGCCGGGCGCTTAGGTTGTATTTTTAACGGCTCGGCCGATACTACTTTTTATATTGTGGCGCTTTACTTCGGTTCGGTAGGGATCAAAAAATCACGTTATGCTATCCCGGCTGGCTTAATAGCCGACTTTGCCGGGATTATTGCCGCCATATTAGTTGCCTATTTATTTTTTGGATAA
- a CDS encoding S9 family peptidase — protein sequence MKKRILILLTTIVMINADAQVKQNLTPETLWKLGRLGSQNITPDGKRILFGVTQYNMNQNKSELNFYTVPVAGGPMQQITNEPGSKSILKIGVGGRVTYMFEGRIWQMNIDGENLTMLSDKAMDDIDNVRLSPDGKKVIFTREVAAAKILGKDKYSDLPKSNAMVFTDLNYRHWDKWNTGKCSHVFVADINGGSITNEKDIMPGEPYDVPQQPSGGLEDMIFSHDGKSILYVCKKKTGKEYAQSTNTDIYQYDIASGKTTNLTEGMMGYDTNPAFSGDGSKLAWLSMKEDGYEADKNDIILRDNKTGEKINLTEKWDESVNSFLFSNDSSKLFFLAVHNGTEQLFQIDLHGTLGSPTAIKQVTSGQWDITSIVAQAANTLIVNRTDMNHAAEIYAVNLYDGSMRQMTTINNEIYNRTRLSKIDERHIKTTDGKDMLAWVIYPPNFDPAKKYPTLLFCQGGPQSALSQGYSFRWNFQLMAAQGYIVIAPNRRGMPGHGVEWNREISGDWGGQPIKDYLSAIDDICKESYVDKNRLGCVGASYGGYSVYMLAGVHNKRFKTFIAHDGLFDLKSWYGTTEELWFANKDIGGNYWNKDNKTAKRSYDKFNPSNYVDKWDTPIMVVQGGKDFRVPIEQGLQAFQAAQLRGIKSKLLYLPEENHWVLKPQNALVWQREFFDWLKETL from the coding sequence ATGAAAAAACGCATTTTAATACTGCTTACAACAATTGTAATGATAAACGCCGACGCCCAGGTAAAGCAAAACCTTACGCCCGAAACTTTGTGGAAACTTGGTCGCCTGGGCAGCCAAAACATAACACCCGATGGCAAACGCATTTTATTTGGGGTTACGCAATATAACATGAACCAGAATAAATCGGAACTTAATTTTTATACAGTTCCGGTTGCTGGCGGGCCAATGCAGCAAATTACAAACGAGCCGGGCAGTAAATCTATACTCAAAATTGGTGTGGGCGGCCGGGTTACCTATATGTTTGAGGGCCGCATATGGCAAATGAATATCGATGGGGAGAACCTGACCATGCTGAGCGATAAGGCCATGGATGACATCGACAATGTTCGTTTATCACCTGATGGGAAAAAAGTAATATTCACCCGCGAGGTAGCAGCCGCGAAAATATTAGGTAAAGACAAATATAGTGACCTGCCTAAAAGCAACGCTATGGTATTTACCGATTTGAACTACCGTCACTGGGATAAATGGAATACAGGCAAATGCTCGCACGTGTTTGTGGCCGATATTAATGGCGGCAGCATCACCAACGAGAAAGATATTATGCCCGGCGAACCATATGATGTGCCTCAGCAACCAAGTGGAGGGTTAGAGGATATGATCTTTAGTCACGATGGGAAAAGTATCCTATACGTTTGCAAAAAGAAAACCGGCAAGGAATACGCCCAAAGCACCAACACCGATATCTATCAATACGATATAGCATCAGGCAAAACCACTAATTTAACCGAGGGCATGATGGGTTATGATACCAACCCAGCCTTCAGCGGCGATGGCAGTAAACTGGCCTGGCTAAGCATGAAAGAAGATGGTTACGAAGCCGATAAGAACGATATTATCCTGCGTGACAATAAAACCGGGGAAAAAATTAATCTTACCGAAAAATGGGACGAGTCAGTAAACTCATTCCTGTTTAGTAACGATAGTAGCAAGTTGTTTTTCCTGGCGGTGCATAACGGCACCGAGCAATTGTTCCAGATCGACCTGCATGGTACCTTAGGTTCGCCCACTGCCATAAAGCAGGTAACCAGTGGCCAGTGGGATATTACAAGCATAGTTGCACAAGCAGCTAATACCCTAATAGTAAACCGCACAGATATGAACCATGCGGCCGAGATATATGCGGTGAATTTATATGATGGGAGCATGCGCCAAATGACCACCATTAACAACGAAATTTATAACCGCACCCGCTTAAGTAAGATAGACGAACGCCACATTAAAACAACCGATGGCAAGGATATGCTGGCCTGGGTAATTTATCCGCCAAATTTCGACCCGGCTAAAAAATACCCAACCCTACTGTTTTGCCAGGGCGGGCCGCAATCGGCCTTATCGCAGGGCTATTCCTTCCGCTGGAATTTTCAGCTGATGGCGGCACAGGGGTATATTGTTATCGCGCCTAACCGCAGGGGTATGCCAGGCCATGGCGTGGAATGGAACCGCGAGATCAGCGGCGATTGGGGTGGACAGCCGATAAAGGACTATCTATCCGCTATTGATGATATTTGTAAAGAAAGCTATGTAGACAAGAACCGCCTGGGCTGTGTGGGCGCCAGTTACGGCGGCTACTCGGTATATATGCTGGCCGGGGTGCACAACAAACGCTTTAAAACATTCATTGCGCACGATGGATTGTTCGACCTGAAAAGTTGGTATGGCACTACCGAGGAACTTTGGTTTGCCAATAAAGATATTGGCGGTAACTATTGGAATAAAGATAATAAGACCGCAAAAAGATCATACGATAAATTTAACCCCTCAAATTATGTTGATAAATGGGATACCCCGATAATGGTGGTACAGGGCGGTAAAGATTTCCGGGTGCCTATTGAGCAGGGACTGCAAGCCTTCCAGGCGGCACAACTGCGGGGCATCAAATCAAAACTATTATACCTGCCCGAAGAAAACCACTGGGTGCTGAAACCCCAGAACGCCCTGGTATGGCAGCGCGAATTTTTTGACTGGCTGAAAGAGACGTTATAA
- a CDS encoding PKD domain-containing protein yields the protein MKFYARFSLLVLLFFSFIAVPAFAQTIAVTNNFDATIPYSRGSSIAVPVYIDNTAGNCVTTTNTYQLYLSDALGNFAPAATPIATVSNSFYITYINAAIPAATPAGTGYKVKVVATSNPSATIIPSASFTITTGAAINPGIDGQAAGGGAFGVCNTTGNFTFNYLHTTGPNSGTVAFFNELSQTTEATNNSLSGTFNVSQSNYTIFVKATDGTNYGSKAYTLINNTASNSITSTGSNSACLPNGGGGGATLTYKITLSDLVNNFPGDVYSVTWGDNNSNSYTYCDLVKSGGIISHTYTTASCGNITNVGNNIYEINVQPVNPYCGAVGTRVTSYAKITLPAYNKFTGPLQNGQLVACTNTPATFINQSYPGQDPTNGNCNNARARYTWLVDGVPAKINATLADQFTTTFTTAGVHHVRLELQAGTSECGAVYLEQDICVQDSPTPSFTVPAAVCATSPVTPVNTFVLDNSCFANTIKWTVTGGTVSYAGGTSSASLNPQFVFSTPGIYKIDLAITDACGAVKTAPQQQIVVNTTPAASLSPNAFYCGPQILNFSTAAGKTQTTFSGTTVAQPTTYTWTVTGGAYTFTNGTTLNSQYPQISFTNYGTYTVSVTHQNNCGTVTKSQQITIQDAPSPNAGPPATICVAPTYQLTGTVTGNTASVTSTTWTKVSGGDGSLTNANTLTPTYNLGPNDILHGGAIQFKLTVNTSLGAPCDVVSSLVTITITPPDVRTSAATGTSCSGVAQNYTITSTNSPTATYTWTATLSSGSATGFTANGSGNKITDAIVNTDANTDAVIKYTITPTTNTCVSAPFDYVVTVPPTPVLTAIADATICSGSATNIALSATPAGTKFTWTVSAPAGTGATAQNTAVAGPIVQTLANNTTLPVTVTYNITPIGTGGCTGTPVAAKVIIQPNPTVADANISDPSPAPVDAICSQGATSTYTFKGNVPTVGTGTWALLTGQSGIVITNPHQSNSTVTGLIVGEVYKFRWFINYDPACTTTSQDITVTVDPPSVGGTALFTNGTDKLTICKGSGGTINLTGQVGNVIRWEQSVNGGSTWTTIAGANTNTTYVFNNLSQSTSYRAVVLNGNCTTANSSQVDVTVTVPPVPADAGVDQTLCNAPTTTLHGNTPPAGTTGKWTLKTAQTAVTFDNDTSPNAVASGLAGGQTYVFTWTLDNASACGPNTDDVTITDQPTLVNTITTSNATVCPGSNVLLSNASASGGVSPYSYSWEQSVDNGATWTIIIGETGPDANVKVNQTSLFRRTVYSAGKLCSVLSNEVTVTTQPPVTNNTIAGTTPSVCGNVTPGSITGSTPTGGDGTGVFFYQWQQSIDNGVTFKDINGATGKDYQPPILATGKVIFRRLVSTALCSGTFGNTSNTYAITTNANVTAKFTATNQIGCAPFNITSANIATTADPNASTYSWFANGTPIGTGLSFPGYNIPTEGSTVTIKLVVSSALGCADASYSLDFTTPKVSFTVSPNSGCADAATNKLTIKFTNTSTPTNATYVWSFGDGSADYIGFTPPDHVFAPDPFGNDKAYKITLTAQGCTASAINTTITVYPNKPLAALDVPATGCSPYAIRVKNLSLGTNSSYKFTLRDENDNLVQTIIKTDKSDAVFNPVNADVDIKVYHVALEATNLCGTPSSTGAFPVIIAPTGIHPALTITPLNSAGQPAGCAPFLANFHNLSTGGTSYVYNVYDSNFAPLKSIPATGDINYNFDTPGTYYVSVGVFSNCAAFSESAKIKVVVYPVPAPAFTSDANNTSCSSQTVTFTNTTAGTPASPAAAMIYTWDFGDGTKSNDFSPTHTYDYKNSPYTVTLTAVNSNGCTNTVVKTGYVIVHPPPETEFTATPGLVVSIPVYTLHFIDKTKNAPVGWTWNFGDGVTSSQQNPSHTYADTGKYSVKLVTRTAFGCMDSVTRLVQVTGVPGQLYVPNAFMPTSLTPELRVFMVKGSGLESYTLRIFNNWGQMIFETSKLNSKGEPVEFWDGKFKGVDSPQGVYAWQISAHFINGTDWVGMSYHGSAPRKAGTLTLIR from the coding sequence ATGAAGTTTTACGCTCGATTTTCCCTTCTTGTACTCCTCTTTTTCAGCTTTATTGCCGTACCTGCTTTTGCGCAAACAATTGCGGTAACCAACAACTTTGATGCAACAATACCCTATTCGCGTGGCTCAAGCATAGCGGTACCCGTATATATAGACAATACCGCGGGTAACTGTGTAACCACTACCAATACTTACCAACTTTATTTATCTGACGCGTTGGGGAATTTTGCGCCGGCCGCTACGCCTATAGCTACTGTTTCCAATAGTTTCTATATTACCTATATTAATGCCGCTATACCGGCAGCAACTCCGGCGGGCACCGGCTATAAGGTAAAGGTGGTAGCTACTTCCAATCCATCGGCTACAATTATACCTTCAGCGTCTTTCACTATTACTACAGGTGCGGCCATCAACCCTGGAATCGATGGTCAAGCCGCGGGTGGTGGTGCCTTTGGTGTATGTAATACCACTGGTAATTTTACTTTTAATTATTTACACACCACAGGGCCTAATAGCGGTACTGTTGCATTTTTTAACGAATTATCCCAAACTACTGAAGCCACAAATAATTCGCTTAGCGGGACATTTAATGTCAGCCAATCCAATTATACCATTTTTGTAAAAGCTACCGATGGTACGAATTACGGCTCGAAAGCGTATACCTTAATTAATAATACTGCCAGCAATAGTATTACATCTACGGGTAGCAACTCTGCATGCTTACCCAACGGCGGAGGAGGGGGCGCAACGTTAACTTACAAAATCACACTTTCTGATTTGGTTAATAATTTCCCGGGTGATGTTTATTCGGTAACGTGGGGCGATAACAATTCAAATAGCTACACCTACTGCGACCTGGTAAAATCAGGAGGTATTATTAGCCATACCTACACTACGGCATCTTGCGGTAATATTACCAACGTAGGCAATAATATTTATGAGATAAATGTGCAGCCTGTAAATCCTTATTGCGGCGCAGTAGGCACACGGGTTACCAGCTACGCCAAAATTACTTTGCCAGCCTACAATAAATTTACGGGTCCATTGCAAAACGGACAGCTTGTGGCCTGTACCAATACCCCGGCAACTTTTATTAACCAGTCTTACCCCGGACAAGATCCCACCAATGGTAATTGCAACAACGCCCGGGCAAGATATACCTGGCTGGTTGATGGCGTACCTGCTAAAATCAACGCCACCTTAGCCGATCAGTTTACCACAACATTTACAACCGCGGGCGTACACCATGTGCGTTTAGAGTTACAAGCCGGAACGTCGGAATGCGGCGCTGTTTATCTTGAACAGGATATTTGCGTGCAGGACAGCCCTACACCGTCGTTCACGGTTCCGGCAGCAGTATGCGCAACCAGTCCTGTAACACCAGTGAATACCTTTGTTTTAGATAATAGTTGTTTTGCCAATACTATTAAATGGACGGTAACCGGTGGCACAGTTAGCTATGCGGGTGGAACAAGTTCGGCAAGTTTAAATCCACAATTTGTATTCAGCACACCTGGCATTTATAAAATAGACCTGGCTATAACCGATGCCTGCGGCGCTGTAAAAACCGCCCCGCAACAGCAAATCGTTGTAAATACAACCCCTGCGGCTTCGCTGTCACCAAATGCCTTTTACTGCGGCCCTCAAATATTAAATTTTAGTACTGCTGCGGGAAAAACACAAACTACATTTAGTGGTACCACTGTAGCACAGCCTACTACATACACGTGGACAGTTACCGGTGGTGCTTATACTTTTACTAACGGTACAACACTTAACAGCCAGTACCCGCAAATCAGCTTTACGAATTATGGCACTTATACAGTTTCGGTAACGCATCAAAATAATTGCGGCACGGTAACCAAATCGCAACAAATAACTATTCAAGATGCTCCATCACCTAATGCGGGTCCGCCTGCTACCATCTGCGTAGCACCCACCTACCAATTAACAGGAACAGTTACAGGAAATACGGCGAGTGTAACATCAACAACATGGACTAAAGTTAGCGGAGGTGATGGCTCCTTAACTAATGCCAATACATTGACACCCACTTATAATTTAGGGCCTAACGACATTTTGCACGGTGGAGCAATTCAATTCAAATTAACTGTCAATACCAGCCTGGGTGCACCGTGCGATGTTGTTAGTTCGTTAGTCACTATCACCATAACCCCGCCAGATGTACGGACATCAGCGGCTACGGGTACTTCGTGCTCAGGAGTCGCGCAAAATTACACCATTACCTCTACCAACTCGCCCACAGCAACATACACGTGGACCGCAACCCTTAGCTCAGGGTCGGCAACAGGTTTTACAGCCAACGGCTCAGGTAATAAGATTACCGATGCAATAGTTAATACCGATGCCAATACTGATGCTGTGATTAAATACACCATTACACCCACTACAAATACATGTGTAAGCGCACCATTTGATTACGTTGTTACCGTTCCTCCTACTCCTGTACTAACCGCCATAGCCGATGCTACAATTTGCAGTGGGTCAGCAACTAATATAGCACTATCAGCTACGCCAGCCGGCACTAAATTCACATGGACGGTTTCGGCTCCAGCCGGTACCGGTGCTACAGCACAAAACACAGCGGTTGCCGGGCCAATTGTTCAAACATTGGCAAATAATACAACACTCCCCGTAACTGTAACTTACAATATTACACCTATTGGAACAGGAGGATGTACTGGTACACCAGTTGCGGCCAAAGTTATCATTCAACCCAACCCAACTGTCGCGGACGCCAATATATCCGACCCTAGCCCTGCTCCGGTTGATGCGATCTGTAGTCAGGGTGCTACCAGCACTTATACTTTCAAAGGGAATGTCCCTACAGTTGGCACCGGCACCTGGGCACTACTTACAGGGCAATCCGGCATTGTAATTACAAACCCCCATCAATCAAACTCAACAGTTACAGGATTAATTGTTGGAGAAGTATATAAGTTCAGATGGTTTATTAATTACGATCCGGCTTGTACAACTACCAGCCAGGATATTACTGTAACAGTTGACCCGCCTTCTGTTGGTGGTACAGCATTATTTACCAACGGCACCGATAAATTGACTATTTGTAAAGGTAGTGGTGGCACTATCAATTTAACAGGTCAGGTTGGCAATGTTATTCGCTGGGAACAATCAGTAAATGGGGGATCAACCTGGACAACTATAGCCGGTGCTAATACCAATACTACCTACGTTTTTAATAATTTATCGCAAAGCACAAGCTACAGGGCTGTGGTATTGAATGGCAATTGCACTACGGCCAATTCCTCGCAGGTGGATGTCACTGTAACAGTCCCCCCGGTGCCAGCTGATGCGGGTGTCGACCAAACTTTGTGTAATGCACCTACCACTACTTTACACGGCAACACACCCCCTGCCGGCACAACAGGTAAATGGACGTTGAAAACTGCCCAAACAGCTGTAACGTTTGATAATGATACCAGTCCAAATGCTGTTGCAAGCGGATTAGCTGGAGGCCAAACCTACGTATTTACATGGACACTGGATAATGCGTCCGCCTGCGGCCCAAATACCGACGATGTAACAATAACCGATCAGCCCACGCTTGTAAATACAATTACCACAAGCAATGCCACGGTATGTCCCGGATCGAATGTTTTGTTAAGTAATGCTTCTGCTTCAGGCGGCGTATCGCCTTATAGTTACAGTTGGGAACAAAGTGTTGATAACGGCGCAACCTGGACTATTATAATTGGAGAAACCGGACCGGATGCGAACGTTAAAGTGAATCAAACATCATTATTCAGGCGGACAGTATACTCGGCGGGGAAATTATGTTCCGTGTTAAGCAACGAAGTTACTGTGACTACCCAACCGCCTGTTACAAACAATACAATAGCAGGTACCACTCCCAGTGTCTGCGGTAACGTTACTCCTGGTAGTATTACAGGCAGTACTCCTACAGGGGGTGACGGAACCGGGGTTTTCTTTTACCAATGGCAGCAAAGTATTGATAATGGGGTTACGTTTAAAGACATTAATGGCGCTACCGGGAAAGATTACCAACCACCAATACTTGCTACTGGTAAGGTTATTTTCCGCAGATTAGTAAGTACAGCCCTGTGCAGCGGCACATTTGGCAACACAAGTAACACTTATGCTATCACTACCAATGCCAATGTAACTGCTAAGTTTACAGCCACAAACCAGATAGGCTGCGCGCCGTTTAATATTACCAGCGCAAATATAGCTACCACTGCCGACCCCAACGCTTCAACCTATTCATGGTTTGCTAATGGCACACCAATTGGTACCGGTTTATCATTCCCGGGTTATAATATCCCAACCGAGGGTTCTACAGTTACCATAAAATTGGTAGTAAGCAGTGCGCTTGGTTGTGCCGATGCCAGCTATTCGTTGGATTTTACCACGCCAAAGGTAAGCTTCACCGTTAGCCCTAACAGCGGTTGCGCGGATGCAGCGACGAACAAACTGACAATAAAATTCACCAATACTTCCACCCCAACAAACGCTACGTATGTGTGGTCGTTCGGCGATGGTTCGGCTGATTATATTGGTTTTACCCCACCTGATCACGTTTTTGCGCCCGATCCGTTTGGGAATGATAAAGCTTATAAGATAACGCTTACCGCGCAGGGCTGTACCGCCTCGGCTATCAATACCACCATCACTGTATACCCCAATAAGCCCCTGGCCGCGCTTGATGTCCCCGCCACGGGATGTTCTCCTTATGCCATCAGGGTAAAAAACTTATCGTTGGGTACCAACAGCAGTTATAAATTTACCCTGCGGGATGAGAACGATAACCTGGTGCAAACTATCATTAAAACAGATAAAAGCGACGCGGTATTCAACCCGGTAAATGCCGATGTAGATATTAAAGTATACCATGTGGCGCTTGAGGCTACTAACCTATGTGGTACGCCAAGTTCAACGGGCGCATTCCCGGTAATTATTGCCCCTACAGGTATCCACCCCGCGTTAACTATAACACCGTTGAATAGCGCGGGTCAGCCAGCTGGCTGCGCGCCATTTTTGGCAAATTTCCATAACCTTTCAACAGGTGGCACCAGTTATGTATATAACGTTTATGATAGCAATTTCGCGCCGCTAAAAAGCATACCGGCTACTGGCGATATCAATTATAACTTTGATACACCCGGTACCTATTATGTTAGTGTAGGTGTATTCAGTAACTGCGCGGCGTTTTCCGAATCAGCAAAAATAAAAGTTGTGGTGTATCCTGTACCTGCGCCAGCTTTTACGTCGGATGCCAATAATACCTCATGTTCGTCACAAACCGTTACTTTCACTAACACTACGGCAGGTACGCCGGCATCGCCTGCGGCAGCAATGATATATACCTGGGATTTCGGCGATGGTACCAAATCAAATGATTTTTCTCCCACCCATACATACGATTATAAAAATTCGCCTTACACGGTTACACTCACCGCGGTAAATAGTAACGGTTGTACAAACACGGTTGTTAAAACAGGCTATGTGATTGTGCACCCACCGCCCGAAACAGAGTTTACGGCTACACCGGGATTGGTAGTAAGCATACCGGTTTATACCCTGCATTTTATTGATAAAACTAAAAACGCCCCCGTAGGCTGGACCTGGAATTTTGGCGATGGTGTAACATCTTCGCAGCAAAACCCATCTCATACCTATGCCGATACCGGGAAATACAGCGTAAAACTAGTGACCAGAACGGCTTTTGGTTGCATGGATAGTGTGACACGGCTTGTACAGGTCACCGGCGTGCCGGGACAGTTATATGTGCCAAATGCTTTTATGCCTACCAGCTTAACGCCAGAATTGCGGGTATTTATGGTAAAAGGTTCAGGGTTGGAAAGTTATACCCTGCGAATATTTAACAACTGGGGGCAGATGATATTCGAAACATCAAAACTAAATAGTAAAGGCGAACCTGTAGAGTTTTGGGATGGTAAATTTAAAGGGGTAGATTCGCCCCAGGGAGTGTACGCCTGGCAAATATCGGCGCATTTTATAAATGGTACCGATTGGGTAGGCATGTCGTACCATGGTTCGGCGCCCAGGAAAGCTGGTACACTTACATTAATACGGTAG
- a CDS encoding PorP/SprF family type IX secretion system membrane protein, giving the protein MKRFRILTGIIMILTSLHLQAQDHMYSQFFNSPVYLNPALNGQFEGDLRMNLIYRNQWSSLPGGPTYVSGSIDYNMPSFGGGVGLIFTRGSEGTAYLNKTNISGIYSYSVGSQDYVLSFGLQAGVTNRSLDYGKLVFSDQIDPRLGIDPSLVSTAELPAYNNKFYFDSGLGINLVAGNFMLGGAAQHMNHPNESFTGDRAALPMRITAHASYIFDLNKYDNLYDDEKSYIIPSVVVYKQQNVQSISAGLQYKRRSVNAGLSYRSNGGDGPSAVVLTLIFDLFINREGGEKLRFGLSHDVPASKLTYGNTSGTTEGSIGYETTLPNRADPYRKFEGARRCYDFY; this is encoded by the coding sequence ATGAAGCGTTTTAGAATTTTAACAGGGATAATAATGATACTAACAAGCTTGCACCTGCAAGCTCAGGATCATATGTATTCCCAGTTCTTTAATTCGCCGGTTTATCTTAACCCCGCGCTGAATGGTCAGTTTGAAGGCGATTTACGTATGAACCTTATTTACCGTAACCAATGGAGCAGTCTGCCGGGCGGCCCTACATACGTCAGCGGATCGATAGATTATAATATGCCGAGTTTCGGCGGCGGTGTGGGCCTTATTTTCACTCGCGGCAGCGAGGGTACGGCCTATCTTAATAAAACCAATATTTCAGGGATCTATTCCTATAGTGTAGGTTCGCAGGATTATGTGCTGTCGTTCGGTTTGCAGGCCGGTGTTACCAACCGCAGTTTAGATTACGGGAAACTGGTATTCAGCGATCAGATAGACCCGCGGTTAGGTATTGACCCAAGCCTGGTTAGTACTGCCGAATTACCGGCATATAACAATAAATTTTATTTCGATTCTGGTTTGGGTATAAACCTGGTAGCGGGTAACTTTATGCTTGGCGGTGCAGCTCAACATATGAATCATCCAAACGAATCTTTTACCGGTGACAGGGCTGCCTTGCCTATGCGTATTACCGCGCACGCCAGTTATATTTTCGATCTGAATAAATATGATAATTTGTATGATGACGAAAAATCATATATTATCCCGTCAGTAGTCGTTTATAAACAGCAGAATGTTCAATCCATCAGCGCAGGTCTTCAATATAAACGCCGCAGTGTAAATGCCGGCTTATCCTACCGCAGCAATGGCGGCGATGGGCCAAGCGCCGTGGTATTAACTTTAATTTTCGATCTGTTTATTAACCGCGAAGGGGGTGAAAAACTGCGTTTTGGGCTTAGTCACGATGTTCCGGCATCAAAATTAACTTACGGCAATACCAGCGGCACAACCGAAGGGAGCATAGGCTACGAAACAACCCTTCCAAACCGCGCCGATCCCTACAGAAAGTTTGAGGGCGCCCGCCGTTGTTACGATTTCTATTGA